TTTTATGATCCTGGCAGGATGTAAGCCTGCCGGCAGACATACTGAACAACATGATGTATTCTTTGGTATTGCTTCTTCTTTACAGGAAGTAATACCTGCCCTGGAAGCTTTTTGGCCGGAAGCTAAAGGGAATCTGCACCTGGATGCATTCAGAGAGGTGACACTGGTAGATGAGATGCAGGTGAAGGTTATTCCCCGCGCTGAAAAAATAGCCGGCGGTACACAACTTTACTTCATTAACCTGGGTGGATATAAAGAAAATGAAATGGAAGAATTTCATTACAAACTCCTCTCTACCGGCAAAGAAAAGAACGAAGCCCTGAAGAAGGCGAAAGCCACCGCATTTTTTAAACACACAAGTTTCCCCGGTGCAACCTCACACATCGATGACAAGTATGGGGTAGATATTGATGACTTCGCACTGATCGAAGATATCCTTCCTGAAAACATCCGGGCGCAGTATGCCTTGCAAATATCATCCGCTGCTCCCAACGCAAAGCCGGATCAACTGCACCTGGGATACTTCAGACTGGACCGTATTCTAAAAGGCCAGTATGCCTCTGAGTAATGCGTAGGC
This window of the Chitinophaga sancti genome carries:
- a CDS encoding DUF1543 domain-containing protein encodes the protein MEQLKLFMILAGCKPAGRHTEQHDVFFGIASSLQEVIPALEAFWPEAKGNLHLDAFREVTLVDEMQVKVIPRAEKIAGGTQLYFINLGGYKENEMEEFHYKLLSTGKEKNEALKKAKATAFFKHTSFPGATSHIDDKYGVDIDDFALIEDILPENIRAQYALQISSAAPNAKPDQLHLGYFRLDRILKGQYASE